The following proteins are encoded in a genomic region of Pseudodesulfovibrio mercurii:
- the dxs gene encoding 1-deoxy-D-xylulose-5-phosphate synthase, with amino-acid sequence MIKDPKQTAILSKIHKPGDVRALEGDQMDTLAQELRDIIISQVSAHGGHLAPSLGVIELTLALFRSFDLERDKLVWDVGHQAYAHKLLTGRADAFETLRQKGGISGFPRMAESPYDHFGVGHSSTSISAALGMAMARDLKGEDHEVVAVIGDGSLTAGLAFEGLNQAGDLGRKMVVVLNDNEMSISKNVGALSQFLSRKMTTPFLQRLKSDVEGLLATIPKIGGDLAGYAKRYGDSVKSFFTPGILFEAFHFTYVGPLDGHDTATMVKVFEEVKKLNKPVLVHVMTKKGKGYEPAESDPSHYHGVGEFIPETGLARKFSGSGLPSYTAIFGSTLCSLAAKDDKIIAITAAMPEGTGTECFGKNYPDRFVDVGICEQHAVTFAAGLATQGYKPAVAIYSTFMQRAYDQIVHDVCLQNLNVNFFLDRGGLVGEDGATHHGAFDMSYLRHIPNLVVMAPKDEAELARMMVTAFGHDGPCAVRYPRGTGVGAKVSANPKPIAIGRGELMRDGEDAVVIAIGSRVYPAVEAAMELEEEGALKAAVFNARFVKPLDEKRILELAGRFDRILLVEENALAGGFGSAVLELLAAHDALDGKHVRQLGLPDEFVEHGAQKELRHMLGIDKDGIKRALKTLCG; translated from the coding sequence ATGATCAAAGATCCGAAACAGACAGCCATTCTGTCCAAGATACATAAGCCCGGCGACGTCCGCGCCCTGGAAGGGGACCAGATGGACACCCTGGCCCAGGAGCTGCGCGACATCATCATCAGCCAGGTCTCGGCCCACGGCGGCCACCTGGCCCCGTCCCTGGGCGTGATCGAGCTGACGCTGGCCCTGTTCCGCTCCTTCGACCTGGAGCGCGACAAGCTGGTCTGGGACGTGGGGCATCAGGCCTACGCCCACAAGCTGCTCACCGGCCGGGCGGACGCCTTCGAGACCCTGCGCCAGAAGGGCGGCATCAGCGGGTTCCCGCGCATGGCCGAATCCCCCTACGACCATTTCGGCGTGGGCCACTCGTCCACCTCCATCTCGGCCGCCCTGGGCATGGCCATGGCCCGCGACCTCAAGGGCGAGGACCACGAGGTGGTGGCGGTCATCGGCGACGGCTCCCTGACCGCCGGGCTGGCCTTCGAGGGGCTGAACCAGGCGGGCGACCTGGGCCGCAAGATGGTCGTGGTCCTGAACGACAACGAGATGTCCATCTCCAAGAACGTGGGCGCCCTGTCCCAGTTCCTGAGCCGCAAGATGACCACCCCGTTCCTCCAGCGGCTCAAGTCCGACGTGGAGGGGCTGCTGGCGACCATCCCCAAGATCGGCGGCGACCTGGCCGGATACGCCAAGCGGTACGGCGACTCGGTCAAATCCTTCTTCACCCCCGGCATTTTGTTCGAGGCCTTCCACTTCACCTACGTCGGGCCGCTGGACGGCCACGACACGGCCACCATGGTCAAGGTCTTCGAAGAGGTGAAGAAGCTGAACAAGCCGGTCCTGGTCCACGTCATGACCAAGAAGGGCAAGGGGTACGAGCCAGCCGAGTCCGACCCGTCCCACTACCACGGCGTGGGCGAGTTCATCCCCGAGACAGGTCTGGCGCGCAAGTTTTCCGGCTCGGGCCTGCCGTCCTACACCGCCATCTTCGGGTCCACCCTGTGTTCGCTGGCGGCCAAGGACGACAAGATCATCGCCATCACCGCGGCCATGCCCGAGGGCACGGGCACGGAGTGCTTCGGCAAGAACTACCCGGACCGCTTCGTGGACGTGGGCATCTGCGAGCAGCACGCCGTGACTTTCGCCGCCGGACTGGCCACCCAGGGGTACAAGCCCGCCGTGGCCATCTACTCGACCTTCATGCAGCGGGCCTACGACCAGATCGTGCACGACGTCTGCCTGCAGAACCTGAACGTGAATTTCTTCCTGGACCGGGGCGGCCTGGTGGGCGAGGACGGGGCCACGCACCACGGGGCCTTCGACATGAGCTACCTGCGCCACATCCCGAACCTGGTGGTCATGGCCCCCAAGGACGAGGCCGAACTGGCCCGGATGATGGTCACGGCCTTCGGGCACGACGGCCCATGCGCGGTCCGCTATCCTCGCGGCACCGGGGTCGGGGCCAAGGTCTCGGCCAACCCCAAGCCGATCGCCATCGGCCGGGGCGAACTCATGCGCGACGGCGAGGACGCGGTGGTCATCGCCATCGGCTCGCGGGTCTACCCGGCGGTGGAGGCGGCCATGGAGCTGGAGGAGGAGGGCGCGCTCAAGGCGGCGGTCTTCAACGCCCGGTTCGTCAAGCCCCTGGATGAGAAACGGATTCTGGAACTGGCCGGACGGTTCGACCGCATCCTCCTGGTGGAGGAGAACGCCCTGGCCGGCGGGTTCGGTTCGGCCGTGCTGGAACTGCTGGCCGCGCACGACGCCCTGGACGGCAAGCACGTCCGGCAGCTCGGCCTCCCGGACGAGTTCGTGGAGCACGGCGCCCAGAAGGAGCTGCGCCACATGCTCGGCATCGACAAGGACGGCATCAAGCGGGCGCTCAAGACGCTCTGCGGGTAG
- a CDS encoding YchJ family protein: MSQECPCGSGLELAKCCGPYISGEAVAPTAEAVMRSRYTAYVLKELDYLKATLAPEAQTDHDEESVRKWAETAEWLGLTIHDTWAGLQGDEAGIVEFTAEYAIDGENQKHRERSRFHFMDGKWLYVDGQMVAGPPIRKEPKIGRNEPCPCGSGKKYKKCCGR, translated from the coding sequence ATGTCTCAAGAATGTCCCTGCGGCTCCGGCCTGGAACTGGCCAAGTGCTGCGGCCCCTATATCTCCGGTGAGGCCGTGGCCCCCACCGCCGAAGCGGTCATGCGCTCGCGCTACACCGCCTACGTGCTCAAGGAACTCGACTACCTCAAGGCGACCCTCGCGCCCGAGGCCCAGACCGACCACGACGAGGAGTCCGTGCGCAAGTGGGCCGAGACCGCCGAGTGGCTGGGCCTGACCATCCACGACACCTGGGCGGGCCTTCAAGGCGACGAGGCGGGCATCGTGGAGTTCACCGCCGAATACGCCATCGACGGCGAGAACCAGAAGCACCGCGAGCGCAGCCGGTTCCACTTCATGGACGGCAAGTGGCTCTACGTGGACGGCCAGATGGTCGCCGGACCGCCCATCCGCAAGGAACCCAAGATCGGACGCAACGAGCCCTGTCCCTGCGGCTCGGGCAAGAAATACAAGAAATGCTGCGGGCGCTAG
- a CDS encoding class I SAM-dependent methyltransferase: MAARDTLPTGTGPETRPKRYLRGVSGLRRRRGVCKAAPGFFIPYRWAGDLAPFTEGDRYEWLKTAWDADRAPFKATLSLIEKHLDRLAQFAVADPDDVDRPRFDQSWFPGLDGAAAYALVRELAPARIIEIGSGHSTRFMARAIRDGGLSTRFTSIDPEPRRRIDHLCDRVVRTTLDQADPALFGTLAANDILFFDGSHIGMPGSDADTLFNRVLPTLAAGVRVHVHDIFLPNGYPDIWRWRGYNEQLLAASLLAGGDRFRACFASAYVRRYMPQAVAGWPIPLPDQAFEASLWLEKTA; the protein is encoded by the coding sequence ATGGCCGCCCGCGACACGCTCCCGACCGGGACCGGCCCCGAGACGCGGCCGAAGCGGTACCTGCGCGGCGTGTCCGGCCTGCGCCGCCGCAGAGGGGTCTGCAAGGCCGCACCTGGATTCTTCATTCCCTACCGCTGGGCCGGTGACCTTGCGCCCTTCACCGAGGGCGACCGGTACGAATGGCTCAAGACGGCCTGGGACGCGGACCGCGCCCCGTTTAAAGCGACCCTCTCCCTGATCGAAAAGCACCTGGACCGGCTGGCGCAATTCGCCGTGGCCGACCCGGACGACGTGGACCGACCGCGTTTCGACCAGAGCTGGTTTCCCGGCCTGGACGGGGCGGCCGCCTATGCCCTGGTGCGCGAGCTTGCGCCCGCCCGGATCATCGAGATCGGCTCGGGCCACTCCACGCGGTTCATGGCCAGGGCCATCCGCGACGGCGGGCTTTCGACCCGGTTCACGTCCATCGACCCGGAGCCCAGGCGGCGCATCGACCACCTCTGCGACCGGGTGGTCCGGACCACCCTGGACCAGGCGGACCCGGCCCTGTTCGGGACGCTTGCGGCGAACGACATCCTGTTTTTCGACGGCAGCCACATCGGCATGCCCGGCTCGGACGCGGACACCCTGTTCAACCGGGTTCTGCCCACCCTGGCCGCCGGGGTGCGGGTGCACGTCCACGACATCTTCCTGCCCAACGGCTACCCGGACATCTGGCGCTGGCGCGGCTACAACGAGCAGCTCCTGGCCGCGTCCCTGCTGGCCGGGGGCGACCGTTTCCGGGCGTGCTTCGCCTCGGCCTACGTGCGCCGATACATGCCCCAGGCCGTGGCGGGCTGGCCCATCCCCCTCCCGGACCAGGCCTTCGAGGCCTCCCTCTGGCTGGAAAAGACCGCCTGA